The following coding sequences lie in one Hydrogenophaga sp. PBL-H3 genomic window:
- the ugpB gene encoding sn-glycerol-3-phosphate ABC transporter substrate-binding protein UgpB has translation MNKPFFPVASALALTALLSGPAHAQTEIQWWHSMTGGLNDWVLDLANGFNASQKEYKIVPTYKGTYDETMPAAVAAFRAGNAPHILQVYEVGTATMMAAKGAIVPVGKVLADAGYKFDSKAYIPAVVGYYTAPNGQMLSFPLNSSTTVFNYNKDLFKKAGLDPNSPPKTWPEVVLAAAKLKASGVSCPFTTSWQGWTQLESFSTWHNTEFATKGNGFGGTSARLNFNSPLHVRHIENLANMAKQGLFVYRGRGNAADAPFYSGECAMATASSSTYASIKKNAKFDFGIAPLPYYPDVAGAPQNTVIGGASLWVMAGKKAPEYKGVAEFFNYLTNAEIQAKSHQRTGYLPITLASFEATEKAGFYKQNPGTDVAVNQMIRKTTEKSRGIRLGNFVQIRAIEDEELEQVWAGKKSAKEALDSAVKRGNELLVRFEAANKN, from the coding sequence ATGAACAAGCCTTTCTTTCCTGTGGCCAGCGCCCTGGCGCTCACCGCCCTCTTGAGCGGCCCGGCCCATGCCCAAACCGAAATCCAGTGGTGGCATTCGATGACGGGTGGCCTGAACGACTGGGTGCTCGACCTGGCCAATGGTTTCAATGCCAGCCAGAAGGAATACAAGATCGTGCCGACCTACAAGGGCACCTATGACGAAACCATGCCGGCGGCCGTGGCGGCCTTCCGTGCCGGCAATGCGCCTCACATCCTTCAGGTGTATGAGGTCGGCACCGCGACCATGATGGCCGCCAAAGGTGCCATCGTGCCGGTGGGCAAGGTGCTGGCCGACGCCGGCTACAAGTTCGACTCCAAGGCCTACATCCCCGCGGTGGTGGGCTACTACACCGCCCCCAACGGCCAGATGCTGAGCTTCCCGCTCAACAGCTCGACCACCGTCTTCAATTACAACAAGGACCTGTTCAAGAAAGCCGGCCTGGACCCGAACAGCCCGCCCAAGACCTGGCCTGAGGTGGTGCTGGCTGCAGCCAAGCTCAAGGCATCGGGCGTGAGCTGCCCCTTCACGACCAGCTGGCAGGGCTGGACCCAGCTCGAGAGCTTTTCGACCTGGCACAACACCGAGTTCGCCACCAAGGGCAACGGCTTTGGCGGCACCAGCGCGCGGCTGAACTTCAACAGCCCGCTGCACGTGCGCCACATCGAGAACCTGGCCAACATGGCCAAGCAGGGCCTGTTCGTCTACCGCGGCCGCGGCAACGCCGCCGATGCACCGTTCTACTCGGGCGAATGCGCGATGGCCACGGCCTCGTCGTCGACCTACGCCAGCATCAAGAAGAACGCCAAGTTCGACTTCGGCATTGCCCCGCTGCCCTACTACCCAGACGTGGCCGGCGCGCCGCAGAACACCGTGATCGGCGGCGCCTCGCTGTGGGTCATGGCGGGCAAGAAGGCGCCCGAATACAAGGGCGTGGCTGAATTCTTCAACTACCTGACCAACGCCGAGATCCAGGCCAAGAGCCACCAGCGCACCGGCTACCTGCCGATCACGCTGGCCTCGTTCGAAGCCACCGAAAAAGCCGGCTTCTACAAGCAGAACCCAGGCACGGACGTGGCCGTGAACCAGATGATCCGCAAGACCACCGAGAAGTCGCGCGGCATCCGCCTGGGCAACTTCGTGCAGATCCGGGCGATCGAGGACGAGGAGCTGGAGCAGGTCTGGGCCGGCAAGAAATCCGCCAAGGAAGCGCTGGACAGCGCGGTCAAGCGCGGCAACGAATTGCTGGTGCGCTTCGAGGCGGCCAACAAGAACTGA